In Microbacterium sp. 1.5R, the following are encoded in one genomic region:
- a CDS encoding MazG family protein: MREVRNRCVWSQQITHRDLVPYLIEESHEVIDAVEDGSRADLREELGDLLWQVLFHAAIAAQDPDDPFDIDDVAATLTEKMVRRHPHVFADEVATTPEEVLVHWNAAKAAEKRARRSVLDGIPRGMPALALAQKVAGRAEGAGVVVARTDADGAGPAPSSEAELGDALLRLVAVARAEGWDAERALRERLRAVEAEVREAESEA, translated from the coding sequence ATGCGCGAGGTCCGGAATCGCTGCGTCTGGTCGCAGCAGATCACCCATCGTGATCTCGTGCCGTATCTCATCGAGGAGTCGCACGAGGTGATCGACGCCGTCGAGGACGGCTCACGGGCCGACCTGCGTGAGGAGCTCGGCGACCTGCTCTGGCAGGTGCTGTTCCACGCCGCGATCGCCGCGCAGGACCCCGACGACCCGTTCGACATCGACGATGTCGCGGCCACGCTCACCGAGAAGATGGTGCGGCGGCATCCTCACGTCTTCGCGGACGAGGTCGCGACGACCCCTGAAGAGGTCCTGGTGCACTGGAACGCCGCGAAGGCGGCGGAGAAACGCGCGAGACGCAGCGTCCTCGACGGGATCCCGCGCGGTATGCCGGCGCTCGCGCTGGCACAGAAGGTCGCCGGTCGAGCCGAGGGGGCCGGCGTCGTCGTCGCCCGGACCGACGCGGACGGGGCTGGACCGGCGCCCTCCTCGGAAGCAGAGCTCGGCGACGCACTTCTCCGCCTCGTGGCGGTCGCGCGCGCCGAGGGCTGGGATGCCGAACGAGCGCTGCGCGAACGGCTCCGAGCGGTCGAGGCCGAGGTCCGCGAGGCGGAATCCGAAGCCTGA
- a CDS encoding APC family permease: MPLARRLTLVDAVAIGLGSMIGAGVFSVWAPAMGVAGSGILIALAIAAIVAYCNATASAQLAAAHPVAGGTYAYARAEIGPWWGFVAGWSFVIGKIASCAAMAMTFAAYAAPDGWEVPVAVAAVVALAAVNCFGVTRTALVTRILGVCSLLGLAVVVAVGLGGSSSTAPAPLPDASAYGVLQGAGLLFFAFAGYARIATMGEEVVDPARTIPRAIALALGGTVVVYTLVAITVVVVLGGDAVTSTTPLADVVTASGWTALTPVVRVAAAAASLGALLALLTGIGRTTLAMAREEDLPRFLAKVDERWHVPRRAEITIAVIIVMIVLVADLRDAIGFSSFGVLLYYLIANAAAFRQRTAARRYPRVLQVVGALGCLVLVNTLPVVASVVGTAVVLVGVLYRMIRLRLAR; this comes from the coding sequence ATGCCCCTCGCCCGCCGCCTGACGCTGGTCGACGCCGTCGCGATCGGTCTCGGTTCGATGATCGGCGCCGGCGTGTTCTCCGTGTGGGCACCGGCCATGGGAGTCGCCGGAAGCGGCATCCTGATCGCCCTGGCGATCGCCGCGATCGTCGCCTACTGCAACGCGACCGCCTCGGCGCAGCTCGCCGCCGCGCATCCCGTCGCCGGCGGCACCTACGCGTACGCCCGCGCCGAGATCGGCCCGTGGTGGGGCTTCGTCGCCGGATGGAGCTTCGTGATCGGCAAGATCGCCAGCTGCGCGGCGATGGCCATGACCTTCGCCGCCTACGCCGCGCCGGACGGCTGGGAGGTGCCGGTCGCCGTCGCTGCCGTCGTCGCTCTCGCGGCGGTCAACTGCTTCGGCGTGACGCGAACCGCCCTCGTCACGCGCATCCTCGGCGTGTGCTCGCTGCTCGGACTCGCCGTGGTGGTCGCGGTGGGCCTCGGCGGTTCCTCGTCTACCGCCCCGGCTCCCCTTCCGGATGCCTCCGCGTACGGGGTGCTGCAGGGCGCAGGCCTGCTCTTCTTCGCGTTCGCGGGATACGCGCGCATCGCGACGATGGGCGAAGAGGTCGTCGACCCCGCCCGGACGATCCCCCGGGCGATCGCCCTGGCCCTCGGCGGCACGGTCGTCGTCTACACGCTCGTCGCGATCACGGTCGTCGTCGTGCTCGGCGGCGACGCGGTCACGAGCACCACCCCTCTCGCCGATGTCGTCACGGCCTCGGGGTGGACGGCTCTCACTCCTGTCGTCCGCGTGGCCGCGGCCGCCGCCTCGCTCGGAGCTCTGCTCGCCCTCCTGACCGGCATCGGTCGCACGACACTGGCGATGGCCCGCGAAGAGGATCTGCCGCGCTTCCTCGCGAAGGTCGACGAGCGTTGGCACGTACCCCGTCGGGCCGAGATCACGATCGCGGTCATCATCGTGATGATCGTGCTCGTCGCCGATCTGCGCGACGCGATCGGCTTCTCCTCGTTCGGTGTGCTGCTGTACTACCTCATCGCCAATGCGGCGGCATTCCGCCAGCGCACTGCGGCTCGCCGCTATCCGCGGGTGCTGCAGGTCGTCGGTGCGCTCGGGTGCCTCGTGCTCGTGAACACGCTGCCGGTGGTGGCTTCGGTGGTGGGTACCGCGGTCGTGCTGGTCGGTGTGCTCTATCGGATGATCCGGCTGCGGCTCGCGCGCTGA
- the nhaA gene encoding Na+/H+ antiporter NhaA — MRISANPLRGQQFPAVLLLLAAGLGILLANLPSHDALAAVLDFHIAVPGTVLDLSIEHWVSDGLLAVFFLVVAIELRHELTHGELDSPSKAVQPAIAAAGGVLVPIAVYLLIAGDSATATGWPIPTATDIAFALGVLAMFGRGLPSNVRVFLLALAILDDIIGIIFIAVLFAHDVQWLFLALAVVAVVAFWLLSRLLHAKGHPAVAVAMIVVGVVAWGLVASSGIHATIAGVMLGLVMSPVPAARTRHVLEPTVNGAILPIFAFVAAFVVIPALAPSELSPAFWGIVVALPVGKIIGISLFGWLAMRIRPRGAAPALPFADIFAAGALGGIGFTVSLLLANLAFAADAGTRDQAILGVLVGSLVALVLSGVIVSLRARTYRRRGAVTS, encoded by the coding sequence ATGCGCATCTCCGCGAACCCTCTCCGTGGCCAGCAGTTCCCTGCTGTCCTGCTCCTCCTCGCGGCAGGGCTCGGCATCCTGCTGGCGAATCTTCCCTCGCATGATGCGCTCGCCGCGGTGCTCGACTTCCACATCGCCGTGCCCGGCACAGTGCTCGACCTCTCGATCGAGCACTGGGTGTCCGACGGTCTTCTCGCCGTGTTCTTCCTCGTGGTGGCGATCGAGCTGCGGCACGAGCTCACCCACGGCGAGCTCGATTCGCCCAGCAAGGCCGTGCAGCCGGCAATCGCCGCCGCCGGCGGTGTGCTGGTGCCGATCGCTGTCTATCTGCTCATCGCGGGCGACTCCGCGACCGCCACCGGCTGGCCCATCCCGACGGCGACCGACATCGCCTTCGCGCTCGGCGTGCTCGCGATGTTCGGACGGGGGCTTCCGTCGAACGTCCGCGTCTTCCTGCTCGCGCTCGCGATCCTCGACGACATCATCGGCATCATCTTCATCGCGGTCCTCTTCGCGCACGACGTGCAGTGGCTGTTCCTCGCGCTCGCCGTCGTCGCCGTCGTCGCGTTCTGGCTGCTCAGCAGACTGCTCCATGCCAAGGGGCATCCGGCGGTGGCCGTCGCGATGATCGTCGTCGGCGTCGTCGCCTGGGGCCTGGTGGCCTCGTCGGGCATCCACGCCACCATCGCCGGCGTGATGCTCGGGCTCGTGATGTCCCCCGTTCCTGCCGCGCGCACCAGGCACGTGCTCGAACCGACCGTGAACGGCGCGATCCTGCCGATCTTCGCGTTCGTCGCCGCCTTCGTGGTGATCCCCGCCCTCGCACCGTCGGAGCTCTCTCCCGCCTTCTGGGGGATCGTCGTGGCGCTGCCCGTCGGAAAGATCATCGGCATCTCCCTGTTCGGGTGGCTCGCGATGCGGATCCGGCCCCGAGGCGCGGCGCCGGCCCTGCCGTTCGCCGACATCTTCGCCGCCGGCGCGCTGGGCGGCATCGGCTTCACCGTCTCGCTTCTGCTCGCCAACCTCGCCTTCGCGGCCGACGCCGGCACCCGCGATCAGGCGATCCTCGGTGTGCTCGTCGGCTCGCTCGTGGCTCTCGTGCTCTCGGGTGTGATCGTGTCACTCCGCGCCCGTACGTACCGACGACGGGGCGCCGTGACCTCGTGA
- a CDS encoding VOC family protein → MSTENRTGVTGEHTTDGRPNSATSLTPFLAVPRAREAIEFYRDVFGARVIDVTEFGGVVAHADLDFGFGHLQLGEPSPDYHLVSAPSGDDDCYSMGLYVSDVDAVVERAVAAGATVREAPSAFVSGDRFASIRDPFGVRWSVMTRVEDLSDEESARRVADWAASFSAAPSDGAS, encoded by the coding sequence ATGAGCACCGAGAACAGGACCGGCGTGACCGGCGAGCACACGACGGACGGCCGACCGAACAGCGCGACCTCCCTCACTCCCTTCCTCGCGGTCCCCCGGGCGCGGGAGGCGATCGAGTTCTACCGGGACGTCTTCGGCGCTCGCGTCATCGATGTCACGGAGTTCGGCGGTGTCGTCGCCCATGCGGACCTCGACTTCGGGTTCGGCCACCTGCAGCTGGGCGAGCCGAGCCCCGACTATCATCTGGTTTCTGCGCCGTCGGGAGACGACGACTGCTACTCAATGGGCCTCTATGTCTCGGACGTCGACGCCGTCGTCGAGCGTGCCGTCGCCGCGGGCGCAACCGTGCGCGAGGCTCCGTCGGCGTTCGTGTCGGGAGACCGATTCGCCAGCATCCGGGATCCGTTCGGCGTGCGATGGTCGGTGATGACCCGGGTCGAAGACCTCTCGGACGAGGAGAGCGCACGGCGGGTCGCCGACTGGGCGGCGTCCTTCAGTGCTGCCCCGTCTGACGGCGCGAGCTGA
- a CDS encoding SGNH/GDSL hydrolase family protein: MSRPSFVAVAAVGVATAVAAAGVQVVLTRQAAIARRRIGKPLGEESIDADRVWRRSLDGMPIDLLVLGDSLAAGLGAERRKETLGGRLAKGLARRMRRPVHLRTAAVVGSESPDLAAQLDALPEDYAPHVAVIVVGGNDVTHRIPVAVSTQHLREAVRRLRARGTEVVVGTCPDLGALRPVPQPLRRLMSSMSRRLARVQAETARAEGAHPVDLRRAVGPMFFDDPEAMFSLDRFHPSPLGYRRTAEALLPAACRAAETALSSRRQTGQH, encoded by the coding sequence ATGAGCCGACCGTCGTTCGTCGCCGTCGCGGCGGTGGGTGTCGCGACCGCGGTGGCCGCCGCCGGAGTCCAGGTCGTCCTCACCCGACAGGCCGCGATCGCGCGTCGACGCATCGGCAAGCCGCTCGGTGAGGAGTCGATCGACGCCGACCGCGTCTGGCGTCGTTCGCTCGACGGCATGCCGATCGATCTGCTCGTGCTCGGAGACTCGCTGGCGGCGGGCCTCGGCGCCGAGCGGCGCAAGGAGACACTGGGCGGACGACTCGCCAAGGGTCTGGCGCGACGGATGCGACGACCGGTCCATCTGCGCACGGCCGCCGTCGTCGGGTCCGAATCGCCCGACCTCGCCGCCCAGCTCGACGCGCTGCCCGAGGACTACGCCCCGCATGTCGCCGTGATCGTGGTCGGGGGCAACGACGTGACGCACCGCATCCCCGTCGCCGTCTCGACGCAGCACCTGCGGGAGGCCGTCCGACGGCTGCGTGCTCGGGGTACGGAGGTCGTGGTCGGCACCTGTCCCGATCTCGGAGCCCTCCGCCCCGTACCGCAGCCTCTGCGGCGCCTGATGTCGAGCATGTCCCGTCGACTCGCCAGGGTACAGGCCGAGACCGCTCGTGCCGAGGGCGCGCACCCCGTCGACCTCCGCCGCGCCGTCGGCCCGATGTTCTTCGACGACCCGGAGGCGATGTTCAGCCTCGATCGCTTCCACCCGAGTCCGCTCGGCTATCGGCGCACGGCGGAGGCACTGCTCCCGGCCGCGTGTCGGGCTGCCGAGACCGCGCTCAGCTCGCGCCGTCAGACGGGGCAGCACTGA
- a CDS encoding AraC family transcriptional regulator, which produces MRATRGVLYPARLPDFHRLPPATAARDLAVWFWIPEWSIEPARSSRQEIVGYPALNLVVENGDVSLSGATTRASHRELTGTGWAVGALLRPAAVAALIDDPAALVDSEQPVVAPELADGVSAAMASGEGHRERAVAVFSEWLARRVGPLDDSARHANALVEVLMEEGAADSVEEAATRLAVSLRTLQRLAHRHVGVSPAAMIRRRRLQEAAEHLRLHPSVDLADLAADLGYADHAHLTRDFRNVLGIAPRAYRASSAQDVRSAAAPP; this is translated from the coding sequence ATGCGTGCGACCCGCGGTGTGCTGTATCCGGCCCGGCTGCCGGACTTCCATCGTCTGCCGCCTGCGACCGCCGCGCGGGACCTCGCGGTGTGGTTCTGGATCCCCGAGTGGAGCATCGAGCCCGCTCGATCGTCTCGCCAGGAGATCGTCGGCTACCCGGCGCTGAACCTCGTCGTCGAGAACGGTGACGTGAGTCTGTCCGGGGCGACGACACGGGCTTCGCATCGCGAGCTGACCGGCACGGGCTGGGCAGTGGGCGCCCTGCTGCGACCCGCAGCTGTCGCGGCCCTCATCGACGACCCTGCCGCACTCGTCGATTCCGAGCAGCCGGTCGTCGCTCCCGAGCTCGCGGACGGGGTCAGTGCTGCGATGGCGTCGGGGGAGGGGCATCGCGAACGCGCCGTCGCGGTGTTCTCGGAGTGGCTCGCTCGTCGGGTCGGACCCCTCGACGACAGTGCGAGGCATGCGAACGCGCTGGTCGAGGTGCTCATGGAGGAGGGCGCGGCCGACTCGGTCGAGGAGGCCGCGACCCGACTCGCGGTCTCGCTGCGCACGCTGCAGCGCCTCGCCCATCGTCACGTCGGAGTGTCGCCGGCCGCCATGATCCGGCGCCGCAGGCTGCAGGAGGCCGCGGAGCACCTGCGTCTGCACCCATCGGTCGATCTGGCGGATCTCGCCGCCGACCTGGGGTACGCGGATCACGCCCATCTCACCCGCGACTTCCGGAACGTGCTCGGAATCGCGCCCCGCGCGTACCGGGCGTCCTCCGCGCAGGACGTTCGGAGCGCTGCCGCGCCACCCTGA
- a CDS encoding histidine--tRNA ligase → MRDILPADKARRERVLSVIRDRYRSHGFDEIETPALEEYSRLHAGIGGDNEKLAYNVLRRGLDADAIRDAADDQGALADLGLRYDLTVPLARFYASNRAQLPGVFRAIQIGPVWRAERPQKGRYRQFVQCDIDIIGDDSSRAEAELMVASLDAVDALGLEGATVRINDRRALDWMLDSFGFTGDERPGVLITIDKLDKIGPDGVAAELRERGSAPSAVDAFEVFLLRPQTMEYNPFGERQIRKALPDGAPDEIVGHLVAIGEAVAAGRGATDIPLVFDPFLVRGMGYYTGTIFELAHPSVSYSLGGGGRYDGMIGRFLGQQVPAVGFSLGFERLVDLVTAGADAGERAVVLIHDADVPVAELVMHKAGLVGSGARVRLERRTKNVKALLERSAADGYTEFATVSSGTSQLELKPLF, encoded by the coding sequence ATGCGCGACATCCTCCCCGCCGACAAGGCTCGCCGCGAGCGCGTCCTCTCCGTGATCCGTGATCGTTACCGCTCGCACGGGTTCGACGAGATCGAGACACCGGCGCTCGAGGAGTACTCGCGATTGCACGCCGGCATCGGCGGCGACAACGAGAAGCTCGCCTACAATGTGCTGCGCCGCGGCCTCGATGCGGATGCCATCCGCGACGCCGCCGACGACCAGGGCGCCCTGGCCGACCTCGGTCTGCGATACGACCTCACGGTTCCGCTCGCGCGCTTCTACGCGAGCAATCGCGCTCAGCTCCCCGGTGTGTTCCGCGCGATCCAGATCGGTCCGGTCTGGCGTGCTGAGCGACCGCAGAAGGGGCGCTACCGCCAGTTCGTGCAGTGCGACATCGACATCATCGGCGACGACTCGTCGCGCGCGGAGGCCGAGCTCATGGTCGCCTCGCTCGATGCGGTCGACGCACTGGGTCTCGAGGGCGCCACCGTGCGCATCAACGACCGCCGTGCGCTGGACTGGATGCTCGACAGCTTCGGCTTCACGGGCGACGAACGTCCCGGGGTCCTCATCACGATCGACAAGCTCGACAAGATCGGGCCCGACGGCGTCGCCGCCGAGCTGCGCGAGCGCGGTTCGGCGCCATCGGCCGTCGACGCGTTCGAAGTCTTCCTCCTGCGCCCGCAGACCATGGAGTACAACCCCTTCGGCGAACGTCAGATCCGCAAGGCGCTTCCCGACGGTGCCCCGGACGAGATCGTCGGACACCTCGTCGCGATCGGCGAGGCCGTCGCCGCCGGCCGAGGCGCGACCGACATCCCGCTGGTCTTCGACCCGTTCCTCGTGCGCGGCATGGGCTACTACACGGGCACGATCTTCGAGCTGGCCCACCCTTCGGTGTCGTACTCGCTCGGCGGCGGCGGTCGCTATGACGGCATGATCGGCCGCTTCCTCGGCCAGCAGGTCCCTGCCGTCGGGTTCTCGCTGGGCTTCGAGCGCCTCGTCGACCTCGTGACGGCGGGCGCGGATGCCGGCGAGCGCGCCGTCGTGCTCATCCATGACGCCGACGTGCCGGTCGCCGAGCTCGTCATGCACAAGGCGGGTCTCGTGGGCTCCGGGGCGCGAGTGCGGCTGGAACGGCGCACGAAGAACGTGAAAGCCCTGCTCGAGCGCTCGGCCGCCGACGGATACACGGAGTTCGCGACCGTGTCGTCGGGCACCTCGCAGCTGGAGCTCAAGCCCCTCTTCTGA
- a CDS encoding phosphoenolpyruvate carboxylase — translation MTPEHAFPEPTDTSAIRIIGRFEAGRGIPDAMRTDVRMLGALLGQVLREAGGDDLFEDVERLRLATIQAYDEETSDAFDRAAAIAESFSIARADEVARAFTCYFHLVNLAEEHQRVRVLRERAGQPGREDAADTVATAYARLKTEVGDDEALRRLEGLRFHPVFTAHPTEARRRAVSSSIRRLSELLTQHDAASEGGSEEHRARRRMLEEIDTLWRTAPLRAEKPSPTDEVRTVVGVFDETLFTTVPHVYRRIDDALRGDDSGSSAPVVPAFVRIGSWVGGDRDGNPFVTASVTREASQIASDHVLRGLERALERIGRALTLDAEDTPASAGVTALWEAFAAAEPRVAEELGARSPGEPHRRVLLALAHRVAATRRGEEQRYSRPEELLDDLRTVQSSLADAGAKRHAFGGVQHLIWQVETYGFHLTELEVRQHSQVHRKALSELSSGDAISAQTEEVLEVFRVIAEIQRDRGLRAAGRYVVSFTQSASDLANVYALARHALGDDAPVLDVVPLFETFADLQAAPAILAEAVTFPEFQERLAATGNRLEVMLGYSDSSKDVGPVAANLALYEAQEKIAQWAKDSDIELTLFHGRGGALGRGGGPANSAILAQPPHSVDGRFKLTEQGEVIFARYGEPAIAMRHIDQVAAATLLASSPSVEKHTSDAAARFADIAAVMDTSSRERFFSLVKAEGFAPWFATVTPLEEIGLLALGSRPARRGLSVESLEDLRAIPWVFAWTQARINLAGWFGLGTALAAVGDEARLAEAYRDWPLLRTMIDNVAMSLAKTDERIARQYLALGDRDDLAQLVLDELSLTREWVIRLTGGVGLLENKPILQRAVQLRTPYVDALSLLQLRALRALRDPAEATGSGADDEQRRLLLLSVSGVAAGLQNTG, via the coding sequence GTGACCCCCGAACACGCCTTCCCCGAGCCCACTGACACCTCGGCCATCCGCATCATCGGCCGTTTCGAAGCGGGCCGCGGCATTCCGGATGCCATGCGCACCGATGTCAGAATGCTCGGCGCCCTTCTCGGCCAGGTACTGCGCGAAGCAGGCGGTGACGACCTCTTCGAGGACGTCGAGCGGCTGCGGCTGGCGACGATCCAGGCCTATGACGAAGAGACCTCCGACGCCTTCGATCGGGCGGCCGCGATCGCCGAGTCGTTCAGCATCGCGCGCGCCGACGAGGTCGCCCGGGCGTTCACCTGCTACTTCCACCTCGTCAATCTCGCCGAGGAGCACCAGCGCGTGCGGGTGCTCCGCGAGCGGGCCGGCCAGCCGGGCCGCGAGGATGCGGCCGACACCGTCGCCACCGCCTATGCGCGTCTGAAGACGGAGGTCGGTGACGACGAGGCGCTCCGCCGTCTCGAGGGCCTGCGCTTCCACCCGGTGTTCACCGCCCACCCGACCGAGGCACGCCGTCGCGCGGTGTCGTCGAGCATCCGCCGCCTCTCCGAGCTGCTCACCCAGCACGACGCCGCGAGCGAGGGCGGGTCGGAGGAGCACCGCGCGCGCCGGAGGATGCTGGAGGAGATCGACACCCTCTGGCGCACCGCGCCGCTCCGCGCCGAGAAGCCCTCGCCGACCGACGAGGTGCGCACGGTCGTGGGCGTGTTCGACGAGACCCTGTTCACCACCGTGCCGCACGTGTACCGGCGCATCGACGACGCACTCCGCGGCGACGACTCCGGCTCGAGCGCTCCGGTCGTGCCCGCGTTCGTGCGCATCGGGTCCTGGGTCGGCGGCGACCGCGACGGCAACCCGTTCGTGACCGCATCCGTCACCCGTGAGGCGTCGCAGATCGCGTCCGACCACGTGCTGCGCGGACTGGAGCGCGCACTCGAGCGCATCGGCCGCGCCCTCACGCTCGACGCCGAGGACACCCCTGCGAGCGCAGGAGTCACGGCTCTGTGGGAGGCCTTCGCCGCCGCTGAGCCGCGCGTCGCCGAGGAGCTGGGCGCCCGCTCCCCCGGTGAGCCGCACCGCCGCGTGCTGCTCGCCCTCGCCCACCGTGTCGCGGCCACCCGCCGCGGCGAGGAGCAGCGCTACTCGCGCCCCGAGGAGCTGCTCGACGACCTGCGCACGGTGCAGTCGTCGCTGGCGGATGCGGGCGCGAAGCGCCATGCGTTCGGCGGCGTGCAGCACCTCATCTGGCAGGTGGAGACCTACGGCTTCCATCTGACCGAGCTCGAGGTGCGTCAGCACTCGCAGGTGCACCGCAAGGCGCTCTCGGAGCTCTCCAGCGGCGACGCGATCAGCGCGCAGACCGAGGAGGTGCTCGAGGTCTTCCGCGTGATCGCCGAGATCCAGCGCGACCGCGGCCTGCGGGCTGCCGGCCGCTATGTCGTGTCGTTCACTCAGTCGGCGTCCGACCTCGCGAACGTGTATGCGCTCGCGAGGCACGCGCTGGGCGACGACGCCCCCGTGCTCGACGTCGTTCCCCTGTTCGAGACCTTCGCCGACCTGCAGGCGGCGCCCGCCATCCTCGCGGAGGCCGTGACGTTCCCGGAGTTCCAGGAACGCCTCGCCGCGACGGGCAACCGGCTCGAGGTCATGCTCGGCTACTCCGACTCGTCGAAGGACGTCGGCCCGGTCGCCGCGAACCTCGCCCTGTACGAGGCGCAGGAGAAGATCGCGCAGTGGGCCAAAGACTCCGACATCGAATTGACCCTGTTCCATGGTCGCGGCGGTGCTCTGGGCCGAGGCGGCGGACCCGCCAACTCGGCCATCCTCGCTCAGCCACCGCACTCGGTCGACGGTCGCTTCAAGCTCACCGAGCAGGGCGAGGTCATCTTCGCGCGCTACGGCGAGCCGGCCATCGCGATGCGCCACATCGATCAGGTCGCCGCGGCGACGCTGCTCGCCTCGTCGCCGTCCGTCGAGAAGCACACGAGCGACGCCGCCGCACGCTTCGCCGACATCGCCGCCGTCATGGACACCTCGTCGCGCGAGCGCTTCTTCTCGCTCGTCAAGGCGGAGGGCTTCGCCCCCTGGTTCGCCACGGTCACCCCTCTCGAGGAGATCGGCCTGCTCGCCCTGGGCTCCCGCCCGGCTCGACGCGGGCTGTCGGTCGAGTCGCTGGAAGACCTGCGCGCGATCCCGTGGGTCTTCGCCTGGACCCAGGCCCGCATCAACCTCGCCGGCTGGTTCGGACTCGGAACCGCTCTCGCCGCCGTCGGCGACGAGGCCCGTCTCGCCGAGGCCTATCGCGACTGGCCGCTGCTGCGCACCATGATCGACAACGTCGCCATGAGCCTCGCGAAGACCGATGAGCGCATCGCCCGCCAGTACCTCGCCCTCGGCGATCGGGACGATCTCGCGCAGCTCGTGCTCGACGAGCTGTCGCTGACGCGCGAGTGGGTCATCCGTCTCACCGGCGGCGTGGGCCTGCTCGAGAACAAGCCGATCCTGCAGCGCGCCGTGCAGCTGCGCACTCCGTACGTCGACGCCCTGTCGCTGCTGCAGCTGCGCGCCCTCCGCGCACTGCGCGACCCGGCCGAGGCGACCGGCTCGGGTGCCGACGACGAGCAGCGGCGACTGCTGCTGCTCTCGGTGAGCGGCGTCGCGGCGGGCCTCCAGAACACCGGGTGA
- a CDS encoding PaaI family thioesterase, with protein MRITPRRLATGMSLWVPNLFSGIRIRRFSEDWTHATVELHVNVFTRNYVKTAFGGSMSAMTDPYFFMLVMHQLGRDYVVWDTRGEIEFLKPGRGVLTAEFEVSRERAEEIRERAHGGAKVLEWFETVITDRDGDVVARVRRQVYIREKQRVTAARS; from the coding sequence ATGCGCATCACTCCCCGTCGTCTCGCCACGGGCATGAGCCTGTGGGTCCCCAATCTGTTCAGCGGCATCCGCATCCGCCGCTTCAGCGAGGACTGGACGCACGCCACGGTCGAGCTGCACGTCAACGTGTTCACCCGCAATTACGTGAAGACGGCATTCGGCGGCTCGATGTCCGCGATGACGGACCCGTACTTCTTCATGCTCGTGATGCATCAGCTCGGCCGGGACTATGTCGTCTGGGACACCCGGGGCGAGATCGAGTTCCTCAAGCCCGGGCGCGGGGTGCTGACGGCCGAGTTCGAGGTCAGCCGCGAGCGGGCCGAGGAGATCCGCGAGCGGGCGCACGGCGGTGCGAAGGTGCTCGAGTGGTTCGAGACCGTCATCACCGACCGCGACGGAGACGTCGTCGCCAGAGTCCGCCGACAGGTCTACATCCGCGAGAAGCAGCGCGTCACCGCCGCTCGGAGCTGA
- a CDS encoding GntR family transcriptional regulator — protein sequence MLIRIDADSARPLFDQVAASVRADVLAGRLVPGDRLPAARELAEALEINLHTVLRAYQQLRDEGLIDLRRGRGAVVSAAASPLAELSQDIAALVARAASLGLSSSTLAALIKETDA from the coding sequence ATGCTGATCCGCATCGACGCCGACAGCGCTCGGCCGCTCTTCGATCAGGTCGCGGCATCCGTTCGCGCCGATGTCCTGGCCGGACGTCTCGTGCCGGGTGACCGGCTGCCGGCCGCCCGTGAACTCGCCGAGGCGCTCGAGATCAACCTGCACACCGTGCTCCGTGCCTATCAGCAGCTGCGCGACGAGGGGCTGATCGATCTGCGCCGTGGCAGGGGAGCGGTGGTGTCCGCTGCTGCATCTCCGCTCGCCGAGCTCTCACAGGACATCGCCGCGCTCGTCGCCCGCGCCGCATCCCTCGGACTCTCTTCCTCGACACTGGCCGCGCTCATTAAGGAGACCGACGCATGA